In Nicotiana tabacum cultivar K326 chromosome 17, ASM71507v2, whole genome shotgun sequence, one DNA window encodes the following:
- the LOC107777399 gene encoding uncharacterized protein LOC107777399 yields MEETPEQKHKCRFCNLSCSSGRSLGGHMRVHLDLISAEKKQKIKAENKMGFAEEEEEADNHFENLSISEQSDSSMSQEKANNISTNDVDDIDSIGYGLRENPRKSWRVSELKLSSLKTKNLCKECGKEFSSTQALAGHLRTHSKKGTTTEKSHICEKCGKGFGSTRALYGHMKVHVKRSRVDQESESSKQSLSDFETVCPIRKKRSKIKYQIDANPSSSSAVSEVEEMEEAAKTLMMLSCGVRDWDEYISISKPLKNENVISANAFTGKNLSQAGCSDSGCVDGYEKKCENEAINDEFSGKLMMINTEITRACYSTTMLGLDNDPSEDLAFLNSCSLKNAGVDFQVLNPETTFVSDIPVELGTIEAMRTSPEPIKSKDHKCPICFKIFPSGQSLGGHKRAHYTGFSESKTKETMVKKLEDLADNHRSFDLNNPVNAVDGGEKDVVELNLW; encoded by the coding sequence ATGGAAGAAACACCAGAACAGAAGCATAAATGCAGGTTTTGTAACCTGAGTTGCAGTAGTGGGAGATCATTGGGAGGTCACATGCGGGTTCATTTAGACTTGATTTCAGcagaaaagaaacagaaaattaaaGCTGAAAACAAGATGGGttttgcagaagaagaagaagaagctgataATCATTTCGAAAATTTGAGCATTTCAGAGCAATCTGACAGTAGCATGAGTCAAGAAAAGGCCAATAATATCAGCACCAACGATGTTGATGATATTGACTCAATTGGTTATggtttaagagaaaatccaagaaaatctTGGAGGGTTTCTGAGTTAAAGCTTAGCTCTTTGAAAACAAAAAACCTCTGTAAAGAATGTGGCAAAGAATTTTCCTCTACACAAGCTCTAGCAGGTCATTTGAGGACTCATTCGAAAAAAGGGACGACGACTGAAAAAAGTCATATTTGTGAGAAATGTGGTAAAGGTTTTGGTTCAACTAGGGCTCTTTATGGTCACATGAAAGTTCACGTGAAAAGATCAAGGGTTGATCAAGAATCTGAATCATCAAAACAAAGCTTGTCTGATTTTGAGACTGTGTGTCCAATTCGGAAGAAGAGATCAAAGATTAAGTACCAGATTGATGCAaacccttcttcctcttctgCGGTTAGTGAAGTTGAAGAAATGGAAGAGGCTGCTAAGACTTTGATGATGCTTTCATGTGGTGTGAGGGACTGGGATGAATACATTTCAATTTCAAAGCCTCTTAAAAATGAAAATGTCATTTCTGCTAATGCTTTTACTGGAAAGAATTTGTCTCAGGCTGGCTGTTCTGATTCTGGCTGTGTTGATGGTTATGAAAAGAAGTGTGAAAATGAggcaataaatgatgaattttcagGCAAGTTGATGATGATCAACACTGAGATTACAAGGGCCTGTTACTCTACTACTATGCTGGGGTTGGATAATGATCCAAGTGAGGATCTTGCTTTTCTGAATTCTTGTTCACTTAAGAATGCAGGGGTTGATTTTCAAGTGCTGAATCCAGAGACAACCTTTGTATCTGATATTCCAGTTGAACTGGGAACAATTGAAGCAATGAGGACAAGTCCTGAGCCTATCAAAAGCAAGGATCACAAATGTCCAATATGCTTCAAGATTTTTCCATCAGGCCAATCTTTGGGAGGGCACAAGAGGGCTCATTACACTGGATTCAGTGAAAGCAAAACTAAAGAGACTATGGTGAAAAAGTTGGAGGACCTTGCTGATAATCATAGAAGTTTTGATCTGAATAATCCTGTAAATGCTGTTGATGGAGGGGAAAAAGATGTTGTTGAGCTCAACCTTTGGTAG
- the LOC107777397 gene encoding UDP-glucose 6-dehydrogenase 3-like, with the protein MVKICCIGAGYVGGPTMAVIALKCPNIEVAVVDISVPRITAWNSDQLPIYEPGLDDVVKQCRGKNLFFSTDVEKHVREADIVFVSVNTPTKTRGLGAGKAADLTYWESAARMIADVSKSDKIVVEKSTVPVKTAEAIEKILTHNSKGINFQILSNPEFLAEGTAIEDLFKPDRVLIGGRETPGGQKAIQTLKDVYAHWVPEDCIITTNLWSAELSKLAANAFLAQRISSVNAMSALCEATGANVSQVSYAVGKDSRIGPKFLNASVGFGGSCFQKDILNLVYICECNGLPEVAEYWKQVIKINDYQKNRFVNRVVASMFNTVSNKKVAILGFAFKKDTGDTRETPAIDVCKGLLGDKARLSIYDPQVQEDQIQRDLSMNKFDWDHPLHLQPMSPTTKKLVSVTWDAYEATKDAHAVCILTEWDEFKTLDYQRIYENMQKPAFIFDGRNVVNVDKLREIGFIVYSIGKPLDAWLKDMPAVA; encoded by the coding sequence atggTGAAGATTTGCTGCATAGGAGCTGGATATGTTGGTGGCCCCACCATGGCCGTCATTGCACTCAAATGCCCTAACATTGAAGTGGCTGTTGTTGATATCTCCGTGCCTCGCATCACTGCCTGGAACAGTGACCAGCTTCCCATCTATGAGCCAGGCCTTGACGATGTAGTTAAGCAGTGCCGAGGCAAGAACCTCTTCTTCAGCACAGATGTGGAGAAACATGTACGTGAGGCTGATATAGTTTTTGTTTCTGTCAACACTCCTACCAAGACTAGGGGTCTTGGAGCAGGCAAGGCTGCAGATCTTACTTACTGGGAGAGTGCAGCCCGTATGATTGCCgatgtctcgaaatctgacaaaatagTTGTTGAGAAATCAACTGTTCCAGTCAAAACTGCTGAGGCAATTGAAAAAATCTTGACCCACAACAGCAAGGGAATTAACTTCCAGATCCTCTCAAACCCTGAATTTCTTGCAGAGGGTACCGCAATCGAAGACCTCTTTAAACCTGACAGAGTCCTAATTGGAGGCCGGGAAACTCCAGGAGGCCAGAAGGCTATCCAAACATTGAAGGATGTTTATGCTCATTGGGTTCCTGAAGACTGTATCATTACCACCAACTTGTGGTCCGCTGAGCTCTCAAAGTTGGCTGCCAATGCATTCTTGGCACAAAGAATCTCTTCGGTGAATGCTATGTCAGCTCTATGTGAGGCTACTGGCGCAAATGTTTCACAGGTGTCATATGCTGTTGGTAAGGACTCAAGGATTGGTCCCAAGTTCCTCAACGCTAGTGTTGGTTTTGGTGGATCTTGCTTCCAGAAGGATATTCTGAACCTGGTTTACATTTGTGAGTGCAATGGTCTGCCTGAGGTTGCTGAATACTGGAAACAAGTTATCAAGATCAATGACTATCAGAAGAATCGTTTTGTCAACCGCGTTGTAGCCTCTATGTTCAACACAGTCTCAAACAAGAAAGTTGCAATCCTAGGTTTTGCTTTCAAGAAAGACACTGGTGATACCCGAGAGACCCCTGCTATTGATGTATGCAAGGGACTGTTGGGGGATAAGGCTAGGTTGAGCATATATGATCCTCAGGTGCAAGAGGACCAAATCCAGAGAGACCTCTCAATGAACAAGTTTGACTGGGATCATCCCCTTCACCTCCAGCCAATGAGTCCCACAACCAAGAAACTAGTCAGTGTGACTTGGGATGCCTACGAGGCAACAAAGGATGCCCATGCTGTCTGCATTCTCACAGAGTGGGACGAGTTCAAGACCCTTGATTACCAGAGGATATATGAAAACATGCAAAAACCCGCTTTCATTTTCGATGGCAGGAACGTTGTGAATGTTGACAAGCTAAGAGAGATTGGCTTTATTGTCTACTCAATTGGTAAGCCGCTCGATGCCTGGCTTAAGGACATGCCTGCTGTCGCTTAA